One Streptomyces sp. NBC_01237 genomic region harbors:
- a CDS encoding putative baseplate assembly protein: MSSADGCGCGCGCGCGGHDERRAPDALYNPPGRTALDYRVGDYGSFLAAMVDRLASPAYPALRGLTVRTPDDPAIGLLDSWAVVGDLLTFHSERIVDEAYLRTANEHRSLALLGRLVGHRPRPGIAADTHLAYTLDRDPRDEDVEVVIPRGARSNSVPLTSEDESQVFETSTALAARASWNELAVRRRRPSLLTEEDLSGRSEIQVAGTSTGLTTGDRLLFVFKSRQGTEDEQGAGARGAPDGRDTGGRGASDGREPGQRLLRTVARLRIDREEDVTGIGLQQSAPPSLAELVDLLREWITEDERAVEDGEPTPDNPNPRPVSRYIEEFDTQVLAPLRADLDTIASPARLAARLAEPHERLAEAQAVAGAYEEVAAWFEQLEAMVGEVIAQAADLEPSRPAPELLRKGLPEGSAALRALGAVLPALRGGVVRPGARAGSSGAGAWRRPAPGSDLGARQLAAPGSDLGARLLAALDPRISDGLYPAWRQSAPTAPALLHEVQALRVTSAPFGAMAPLRPVQDERGRVIRQADWPLSGSALTTMRVVFDTAGRVPVRAEFQYTETGSSVQQSENLSAETTFELGPGRVTVMSRAGQDHDLSWLGRRPADSQEPGVTARLHAGLPERTLFVSRPGEDGLVHVVVHNGESKSWRLAPGDHEQVRHDGYELTVRYTVGSEPANVVIGIASVPEPANRRVIALDSVQDSVTVGSWVAIERPRKGAEGPDGIPGDPDLRFVTTRVTAVRTAVYTDFGITGRGTELTLADPWLDEHDVLLSTIRDTAVHAGGQPLRLAEEPLGEDVHGNELELAELYDGLRPGRQLIVSGERTDVPAVTGTELVTVADVEQVLDPMVPGDHVHTRLTLTTDLVHRYRRATVRVRGNVVAATHGESREEPIGSGDADRINQTFALWQSPLTWLPADNPLGATPALEVRVDGLLWHEVDSLAGRGPRERVYVGGVAGGRTTVTFGDGVHGARLPSGHENVRARYRFGTGRAANVRADRITQAVTRPLGVTQVTNPQPATGGADADGPGLTRSTVPLAVSALDRLVSVADYEDFARSRAGIGRAAAREIFDGRRRLLHVTVAGVADIPVAEDSDVLTALRSSLARYGDSRLPVRVQVRELVLLLLAAKVRVARDHSWELVEPRLRQALLARFGPERRELGDPARLSDVLATAHSVPGVGHVDVDVFDGVPASLTPEDLLALAERRAGPRATVPVRLGAYDEDVHRVTAPEGETLTSVAARYGIGLDELLRLNPDITDTRRLAKGRAVFVFRGIRPAQLALLSPDVPDTLILTEVTS; the protein is encoded by the coding sequence ATGAGCAGCGCGGACGGCTGCGGCTGCGGTTGCGGTTGCGGTTGCGGCGGACATGATGAGCGGCGGGCGCCCGATGCCCTGTACAACCCGCCGGGGCGCACGGCCCTCGACTACCGGGTCGGCGACTACGGCTCGTTCCTGGCGGCCATGGTGGACCGGCTCGCCTCCCCCGCCTACCCGGCGCTGCGCGGGCTGACGGTCCGCACCCCGGACGATCCGGCGATCGGGCTGCTGGACTCCTGGGCCGTCGTCGGAGATCTGCTCACCTTCCACTCCGAGCGGATCGTGGACGAGGCGTATCTGCGCACCGCGAACGAGCACCGCTCGCTGGCGCTGCTCGGGCGTCTGGTGGGTCACCGGCCGAGGCCGGGGATCGCCGCCGACACCCATCTCGCGTACACCCTGGACCGGGATCCGCGCGACGAGGACGTGGAGGTGGTCATCCCGCGCGGGGCGCGCAGCAACAGCGTTCCGCTCACCTCCGAGGACGAGTCGCAGGTCTTCGAGACGTCCACCGCTCTCGCGGCCCGCGCGTCGTGGAACGAGCTGGCGGTGCGCAGGCGCAGGCCCTCGCTGCTGACCGAGGAGGATCTGAGCGGCCGGTCCGAGATCCAGGTCGCGGGCACGTCGACGGGGCTGACGACCGGGGACCGGCTGCTGTTCGTCTTCAAGAGCCGCCAGGGCACGGAGGACGAGCAGGGCGCGGGTGCCCGGGGCGCGCCGGACGGCCGGGACACGGGCGGCCGGGGCGCGTCGGACGGCCGGGAGCCGGGGCAGCGGCTGCTGCGTACCGTCGCCCGGCTCCGGATCGACCGTGAGGAGGACGTGACGGGGATCGGGCTCCAGCAGTCCGCCCCGCCGTCCCTGGCCGAGCTGGTGGACCTGCTGCGCGAGTGGATCACGGAGGACGAGCGGGCGGTCGAGGACGGCGAGCCGACGCCCGACAACCCCAATCCGCGTCCGGTCAGCCGGTACATCGAGGAGTTCGACACCCAGGTGCTGGCCCCGCTGCGGGCGGACCTGGACACCATCGCCTCGCCCGCCCGCCTCGCGGCGCGGCTGGCCGAGCCGCACGAGCGGCTGGCCGAGGCACAGGCGGTGGCCGGTGCGTACGAGGAGGTCGCCGCCTGGTTCGAGCAGTTGGAGGCGATGGTCGGTGAGGTGATCGCGCAGGCGGCGGACCTGGAGCCGTCCCGGCCCGCGCCCGAGCTGCTCCGCAAGGGCCTGCCGGAGGGTTCGGCGGCGCTGCGGGCCCTGGGCGCGGTGCTGCCGGCGCTGCGCGGCGGGGTCGTACGCCCCGGTGCACGCGCCGGGTCGTCGGGCGCCGGAGCGTGGCGGCGGCCTGCACCCGGCTCGGACCTGGGGGCGCGGCAGTTGGCGGCACCCGGTTCGGACCTGGGGGCGCGCCTGCTGGCGGCTCTCGACCCACGGATCTCGGACGGGTTGTATCCGGCGTGGCGGCAGTCCGCCCCGACCGCGCCCGCGCTGCTCCACGAGGTGCAGGCGCTGCGGGTGACATCGGCGCCGTTCGGGGCGATGGCGCCGCTGCGGCCGGTGCAGGACGAGCGGGGGCGGGTGATCAGGCAGGCCGACTGGCCGCTGAGCGGTTCGGCCCTGACGACGATGCGCGTCGTGTTCGACACGGCGGGCAGGGTCCCGGTGCGTGCGGAGTTCCAGTACACGGAGACGGGTTCGTCGGTCCAGCAGTCGGAGAACCTGTCGGCGGAGACGACGTTCGAACTCGGTCCGGGCCGGGTCACGGTGATGTCGCGGGCCGGTCAGGACCACGATCTGAGCTGGCTCGGCAGGCGGCCCGCCGACTCGCAGGAGCCGGGGGTCACCGCCCGGCTGCACGCGGGCCTGCCCGAGCGGACGCTGTTCGTCTCCCGTCCCGGTGAGGACGGCCTGGTCCATGTCGTCGTGCACAACGGCGAGTCCAAGAGCTGGCGGCTGGCGCCGGGGGATCACGAGCAGGTCCGGCACGACGGCTACGAGCTGACCGTCCGCTACACGGTGGGCAGTGAACCGGCGAACGTGGTGATCGGTATCGCGTCGGTGCCGGAGCCCGCGAACCGGCGGGTCATCGCGCTCGACTCGGTGCAGGACTCGGTCACGGTCGGCAGCTGGGTCGCGATCGAGCGCCCCCGCAAGGGCGCCGAGGGGCCGGACGGCATCCCCGGCGACCCGGACCTCCGGTTCGTCACCACCAGGGTCACCGCCGTGCGCACCGCCGTGTACACCGACTTCGGCATCACGGGGCGCGGTACGGAGCTGACGCTCGCGGACCCGTGGCTCGACGAGCACGACGTGCTGCTCTCCACGATCCGGGACACCGCCGTGCACGCGGGCGGTCAGCCGCTGCGGCTCGCCGAGGAGCCGCTCGGCGAGGATGTGCACGGCAACGAGCTGGAGCTGGCCGAGCTGTACGACGGGCTGCGCCCGGGACGGCAGTTGATCGTGTCCGGGGAGCGTACGGACGTGCCCGCGGTGACGGGCACCGAACTGGTGACGGTCGCCGACGTCGAGCAGGTGCTGGACCCCATGGTGCCCGGCGACCATGTGCACACCCGGCTGACGCTGACGACGGACCTGGTGCACCGCTACCGGCGGGCCACCGTGCGGGTCCGGGGCAATGTGGTGGCGGCCACGCACGGCGAGAGCCGCGAGGAGCCGATCGGCAGCGGGGACGCGGACCGGATCAACCAGACGTTCGCACTGTGGCAGTCGCCGCTGACCTGGCTGCCCGCCGACAACCCGCTGGGGGCCACCCCGGCCCTCGAAGTGCGGGTCGACGGGCTGCTGTGGCACGAGGTGGACAGCCTCGCCGGGCGCGGCCCGCGCGAGCGGGTGTACGTCGGCGGGGTGGCGGGCGGCCGGACGACGGTGACCTTCGGCGACGGGGTGCACGGCGCCCGGCTGCCCAGCGGTCACGAGAACGTCCGGGCCCGCTACCGCTTCGGTACCGGCCGGGCGGCCAATGTCCGGGCGGACCGGATCACCCAGGCGGTCACCCGGCCGCTGGGCGTCACCCAGGTCACCAACCCGCAGCCCGCGACGGGCGGCGCGGACGCGGACGGCCCCGGCCTGACCCGGTCCACGGTGCCGCTCGCCGTGTCGGCCCTGGACCGGCTGGTGTCGGTCGCCGACTACGAGGACTTCGCCCGCTCCCGCGCCGGGATCGGGCGGGCGGCGGCGCGCGAGATCTTCGACGGCAGGCGGCGGTTGCTGCACGTCACGGTCGCCGGGGTGGCGGACATCCCCGTCGCCGAGGACTCCGATGTGCTCACCGCGCTGCGTTCCTCCCTCGCCCGGTACGGCGACTCCCGGCTGCCGGTCCGGGTACAGGTGCGCGAACTGGTCCTGCTGCTCCTCGCGGCGAAGGTGCGGGTGGCCCGCGACCACAGCTGGGAACTTGTCGAACCCCGCCTGCGCCAGGCCCTGTTGGCCCGGTTCGGCCCCGAGCGGCGCGAGCTGGGCGACCCGGCGCGGCTGTCGGACGTGCTGGCCACGGCC